One window of Sphingobacteriales bacterium genomic DNA carries:
- a CDS encoding glycosyltransferase family 2 protein produces MLFNKKVVVVMPAYNAAKTLEQTYSEIPHNIVDEVILVDDASKDNTVEVAHQLGVHHIIRHDNNKGYGGNQKTCYHKAMELGADIVIMLHPDYQYTPKLIPAMASIIALDLYPVVLGSRILGKGALRGGMPLYKYIANRFLTYFQNILIGQKLSEYHTGYRAFSRKVLETIHFDANSDDFVFDNQMLSQIFYAGFEISEVTCPTKYFTDASSINFKRSVKYGMGVLKVSLMHRLQLWGFRRFSIYRQEK; encoded by the coding sequence ATGCTCTTTAATAAAAAAGTAGTGGTGGTGATGCCTGCATACAATGCCGCCAAAACCCTCGAACAAACCTATAGCGAAATACCACATAACATTGTAGATGAAGTGATATTGGTTGACGATGCCAGTAAAGACAATACCGTAGAAGTAGCCCATCAGTTAGGGGTACACCATATAATCAGGCATGATAACAACAAAGGCTATGGGGGCAATCAGAAAACCTGCTATCACAAAGCAATGGAACTTGGTGCCGATATAGTCATCATGCTACATCCTGACTACCAATATACGCCTAAACTAATTCCTGCTATGGCAAGTATCATTGCTTTGGATTTATATCCCGTGGTTTTGGGTAGCCGCATTTTGGGAAAAGGGGCGTTAAGAGGTGGAATGCCTTTATATAAATACATCGCCAACAGGTTTCTGACTTATTTTCAAAATATCTTAATCGGTCAGAAACTATCCGAATATCATACCGGCTATCGCGCTTTTTCGCGGAAAGTACTCGAAACTATTCATTTTGATGCCAACTCTGACGATTTTGTGTTTGACAACCAAATGCTGTCGCAGATTTTTTACGCAGGCTTTGAAATATCCGAAGTTACCTGCCCTACCAAATATTTTACCGATGCCTCATCTATCAACTTTAAACGGAGTGTTAAATATGGCATGGGTGTTTTGAAAGTATCGCTCATGCACCGTTTGCAACTCTGGGGTTTCAGAAGATTTTCAATTTACAGGCAGGAGAAGTAG
- the ggt gene encoding gamma-glutamyltransferase, whose product MFRIYSLIFFIFLLTGCKEAPFPNLLNRNTNAQYSGAIGSKAMVVTAHRDATRIGVEVLNKGGNAIDAAVAVQFALAVAYPSAGNIGGGGFLVLRTKNGEIASLDYREKAPLKAYRDMYLDSLGNVIPNLSLLGHLAAGVPGTVDGMVKAHEKYGSLPWQELIQPAIDLAENGVYFYSDIEPNKLNTIQEDFKRLNTKPCVFVKEGGWKAGETIKQPDLAKTLKFIRDKGRNGFYKDTIAKSIVEEMNRGGGIITMDDLKNYESVWRTPLISQYKDYRIISLPPPSSGGVALSQLLKLVENYPIAEWGFHTPQSVHLMVEAERRVYADRATHLGDPDFFTVPVSALLGKKYLAKRMEDFNLEKSTPSANITAGKIEGLKLEPVKSKAKVEKEETTHYSIVDEFGNAVSVTTTLNGSYGSRVCVGGAGFLLNNQMDDFSVKPGVPNLYGLVGAEANAIAPSKRMLSSMTPTIIEKNAQLFMILGSPGGSTIITSVFQTFLNVVEYKMTMQEAVNLGRFHHQWKPDTVFIEENSLSKICVQKLEKMGHKIVTREPIGRVDAIMVRSDGTLEGAGDIRGEDTALGY is encoded by the coding sequence ATGTTTCGTATATATAGCTTGATTTTTTTTATTTTCCTGTTAACAGGATGTAAGGAAGCCCCGTTTCCAAATCTTTTGAACCGCAACACGAATGCACAATATTCAGGTGCAATCGGAAGCAAAGCTATGGTGGTTACCGCCCATAGAGATGCCACACGGATTGGCGTAGAGGTTTTAAATAAAGGAGGTAATGCCATTGATGCAGCAGTCGCTGTTCAGTTTGCTTTGGCAGTAGCCTATCCGAGTGCAGGCAATATTGGCGGCGGAGGATTTTTAGTCTTGCGAACAAAAAACGGAGAAATTGCCAGTTTGGATTACCGCGAAAAAGCACCGCTTAAAGCATATCGGGACATGTATTTAGACAGTCTTGGCAATGTGATACCCAATTTAAGCCTTTTGGGACATTTGGCGGCAGGCGTTCCGGGAACCGTTGACGGAATGGTAAAGGCACACGAAAAATATGGATCCTTGCCATGGCAGGAACTGATTCAACCTGCTATAGATCTGGCAGAAAACGGGGTTTATTTTTACTCAGACATTGAACCCAATAAACTCAACACAATTCAGGAAGATTTTAAAAGGCTCAACACGAAGCCTTGTGTTTTTGTGAAAGAGGGCGGATGGAAAGCAGGTGAAACTATCAAACAACCAGATTTGGCAAAAACCCTGAAATTCATCAGAGATAAAGGACGCAATGGATTTTACAAAGACACCATTGCTAAATCCATCGTTGAAGAAATGAACAGAGGGGGAGGTATCATTACAATGGACGACCTTAAGAATTACGAATCTGTTTGGAGAACCCCGCTGATCAGTCAATACAAAGATTACCGGATTATTTCACTGCCTCCTCCGTCAAGCGGAGGGGTAGCACTCAGCCAATTGTTGAAATTAGTCGAAAACTACCCTATTGCAGAATGGGGGTTTCATACGCCTCAATCTGTTCATTTAATGGTAGAAGCCGAACGCCGGGTTTATGCAGACCGGGCAACTCATCTTGGTGATCCGGATTTTTTTACGGTTCCGGTATCGGCATTGTTGGGGAAAAAATATCTGGCCAAACGGATGGAAGATTTCAATCTCGAAAAGTCAACCCCTTCGGCAAACATTACAGCAGGGAAAATCGAGGGTTTAAAATTAGAGCCGGTTAAATCCAAAGCTAAAGTTGAAAAAGAAGAAACCACCCATTATTCGATTGTGGACGAATTTGGAAATGCTGTTTCTGTTACCACCACCCTTAATGGCTCTTACGGTTCGAGGGTTTGTGTGGGCGGTGCCGGTTTTTTACTCAACAATCAAATGGACGATTTCAGTGTAAAGCCCGGCGTGCCTAATCTTTACGGTTTAGTTGGCGCAGAAGCAAATGCAATCGCCCCTTCTAAAAGAATGTTGAGTTCTATGACCCCTACAATTATCGAAAAAAATGCACAGCTTTTTATGATTTTGGGTTCTCCGGGTGGTTCAACGATCATCACTTCTGTTTTTCAGACATTTTTGAATGTGGTAGAATACAAAATGACCATGCAGGAAGCCGTAAACCTCGGACGGTTTCACCATCAATGGAAACCTGATACCGTTTTTATCGAGGAAAATTCTTTATCCAAAATATGTGTTCAGAAATTGGAGAAAATGGGGCATAAAATCGTTACCCGTGAACCCATAGGAAGGGTTGATGCAATTATGGTTCGAAGTGACGGAACACTGGAAGGTGCCGGCGATATACGGGGAGAAGATACAGCTTTGGGATATTAA
- a CDS encoding (Fe-S)-binding protein: MLHILQQLVFIAILGTIAYFVAKKARHIYQNIRKGKPLNRTDKPAERFKNMLLLAFGQKKMFRNLTPALLHLCVYVAFVITQIELIEIIIDGVFGVHRFFYPGLGSFYTFIISFIEILSVLAFIATVAFLSRRNLLKLPRFNMKELTGWPMKDANLILIGEIILITGIFSMNTADMQLHQGEYGFVVSRWLMPLFAGLSESTLHIIERFGWWLHILTVFGFLLYLPYSKHLHIVLAFPNAYFADLSNTKGEMSNMPRITQEIKFMLNPEEMTEAPPAEAERFGAKDVYDLTWKSLLDAYSCTECGRCTAACPANLTGKLLSPRKIMMDTRDRLEEIADSKKHNGADFDDGKSLLHDYISAEELRACTTCNACVEECPVSINPLNIILELRRYLILEESNSPDEWNKMFSSVESNGAVWQLPADHRLNWIDELSQKT, translated from the coding sequence ATGCTTCACATTTTACAACAGCTTGTCTTTATTGCCATACTCGGCACTATTGCTTACTTTGTCGCTAAAAAAGCAAGGCATATATACCAAAACATCAGAAAAGGAAAACCCCTGAACAGAACCGACAAGCCGGCAGAACGTTTTAAAAATATGCTTTTGCTGGCCTTTGGTCAAAAGAAAATGTTCCGCAACCTGACTCCTGCCTTGCTCCATCTTTGTGTGTATGTTGCTTTTGTAATTACTCAGATTGAACTGATAGAAATAATTATTGACGGTGTTTTTGGGGTACATCGTTTTTTTTATCCGGGTCTTGGTAGCTTTTACACCTTTATTATCAGCTTTATAGAAATTCTTTCAGTGCTTGCATTTATTGCGACAGTTGCTTTTTTGTCACGACGCAACCTTTTAAAATTGCCGCGATTCAACATGAAAGAACTTACGGGATGGCCCATGAAAGATGCCAATCTTATACTTATTGGTGAAATCATTTTAATAACCGGCATATTTAGCATGAATACAGCTGATATGCAGTTGCATCAGGGGGAATACGGCTTTGTTGTAAGCAGATGGTTGATGCCTTTGTTTGCAGGACTTTCTGAGAGCACCCTTCACATTATCGAGCGTTTTGGTTGGTGGTTGCATATTTTGACAGTATTCGGATTTCTGCTATACCTCCCCTACTCCAAGCATCTTCATATAGTATTGGCCTTCCCCAATGCCTATTTTGCCGATTTAAGCAATACAAAAGGGGAAATGAGTAACATGCCGAGAATTACTCAGGAAATTAAGTTCATGCTTAATCCTGAAGAAATGACCGAAGCACCACCTGCAGAAGCTGAGCGTTTCGGTGCCAAGGATGTGTACGATCTGACGTGGAAAAGCCTGTTAGACGCATATTCGTGTACTGAATGTGGAAGATGTACGGCTGCTTGTCCGGCAAATTTAACCGGCAAACTGCTTTCCCCCAGAAAAATCATGATGGATACCCGTGACCGTCTAGAAGAAATAGCCGATTCAAAAAAACATAACGGTGCAGACTTTGACGATGGTAAATCTTTGCTCCACGATTACATCAGTGCCGAAGAACTCAGGGCCTGTACCACTTGCAATGCCTGTGTCGAAGAATGTCCGGTTAGTATTAATCCACTCAACATTATCCTCGAATTACGCCGTTATTTAATACTCGAAGAATCCAATTCACCAGACGAATGGAATAAAATGTTTTCAAGCGTAGAATCAAACGGAGCAGTATGGCAACTTCCAGCAGATCATCGTTTGAACTGGATAGATGAATTAAGTCAAAAGACGTAA
- a CDS encoding glycosyl transferase gives MKILYAVQATGNGHISRAIEIIPHLQQYGQVDVFMSGTQASLYLPFEVCYKKYGLSFCAGKKGGIDWFSTFKKIKPLQLLLDIWKCRLHQYDLIINDFEPVTAWSCKMRRLPCIAMSHQAAFMSDKTPRPSKIEKAPEWLMRNYAPGSKSIGFHFNKYDNFIYTPVIRSEIRKASIQNNGHIAVYLPAYHPAMLVQLFKNVPAVLWKVFTKNLPRPVTEDNVKLCPIDNAHWVEAVATSEAVLMGAGFEGPAEALYLGKKLMVIPMNNQYEQQCNAEALALMGVRTYKKIGKNFSAKLNHWLLNDQPVSVNYQDDTATLIGELVTT, from the coding sequence ATGAAGATATTATATGCCGTACAGGCTACAGGCAATGGTCATATCAGCCGAGCTATAGAAATTATACCACACTTACAGCAGTATGGTCAAGTAGATGTTTTTATGAGTGGTACTCAGGCAAGCCTTTATCTGCCTTTTGAGGTATGTTACAAAAAGTATGGGCTTAGTTTTTGTGCCGGAAAGAAAGGGGGAATTGATTGGTTTAGTACTTTTAAAAAGATAAAACCGTTGCAATTACTGCTCGATATCTGGAAATGCAGGCTTCATCAGTACGATTTGATTATTAACGATTTCGAACCTGTAACAGCATGGTCTTGTAAAATGCGAAGATTGCCATGTATAGCAATGAGTCATCAGGCTGCTTTCATGTCTGACAAAACTCCCCGTCCATCAAAAATCGAAAAAGCACCAGAATGGTTGATGCGAAACTATGCTCCGGGCAGCAAATCAATCGGGTTTCACTTTAATAAGTATGATAATTTTATTTACACGCCTGTGATTCGTTCAGAAATTCGAAAGGCCTCTATTCAAAACAATGGGCATATTGCTGTTTACCTGCCAGCGTATCACCCTGCCATGCTAGTTCAACTGTTTAAAAATGTTCCGGCTGTTTTATGGAAAGTGTTTACCAAAAATTTACCTCGACCTGTAACCGAAGACAATGTTAAACTTTGTCCTATTGATAATGCTCATTGGGTAGAAGCTGTTGCTACCTCAGAAGCAGTATTAATGGGAGCGGGGTTTGAAGGACCTGCCGAAGCCTTGTATCTTGGTAAAAAACTGATGGTTATTCCTATGAACAATCAATATGAACAGCAATGCAATGCAGAAGCACTAGCTTTAATGGGGGTGCGAACTTATAAAAAGATAGGTAAAAACTTTTCAGCCAAATTAAACCATTGGCTTTTGAACGACCAACCTGTTTCGGTGAATTACCAAGACGATACGGCTACACTAATTGGTGAACTGGTAACAACATAA
- a CDS encoding RNA-binding S4 domain-containing protein, which yields MSELVKIRIDKWLWAVRIFKTRTLATDACHAGKVKIEGNSVKAAYMLKIGETLTVQKEGEKKILKVEALIEKRVGAPLAATCYTDLTPPQDPKNDFEEAIFHYPKMAQRKKGEGRPTKKERRQLDDFNTDF from the coding sequence ATGTCCGAATTGGTAAAAATCAGAATTGACAAATGGCTTTGGGCAGTTCGCATTTTTAAAACCCGCACCTTAGCGACAGATGCCTGTCATGCTGGAAAGGTAAAAATAGAAGGAAACAGTGTCAAAGCTGCTTATATGCTTAAGATTGGTGAAACACTGACCGTGCAAAAGGAAGGAGAGAAAAAAATACTTAAAGTGGAAGCTTTGATCGAAAAAAGAGTAGGTGCTCCTTTGGCAGCCACTTGTTATACAGATTTGACCCCGCCACAAGACCCCAAAAACGATTTTGAGGAGGCTATATTCCATTATCCGAAAATGGCTCAACGCAAAAAAGGCGAGGGCAGGCCGACCAAAAAAGAACGTCGTCAGTTGGATGATTTCAACACTGATTTTTAA
- a CDS encoding NRDE family protein, translating to MCTFTFLPLGNYEFIATSNRDEQPDRAAYNFSDLQNGNGVHLLFPKEPKAGGTWLATSNDNRLVTVLNGAFERHERKSYYKRSRGLMALDFFDYPGAQQFFQGYDFDGIEPFTMIIFDKGNLLEYRWDGETQYIKPLKTDLPYIWSSAALYTTEARIHRQQWFDEWLHTQQTFSRESIFQFHSNAGSNDPHNGLVMNRFNMVKTVSIASIQKTLTAFDWYFQNLVTPQTIVKTLVLS from the coding sequence ATGTGTACATTTACCTTTCTGCCTCTTGGAAACTATGAATTTATTGCTACTTCTAACCGGGATGAACAACCCGATAGAGCTGCTTATAATTTTTCAGATTTACAAAACGGAAATGGAGTCCATCTTTTATTTCCCAAAGAACCCAAAGCCGGCGGAACATGGCTTGCCACCTCAAACGATAACAGGCTGGTTACAGTTTTAAACGGTGCTTTTGAACGTCACGAACGAAAATCTTATTACAAGCGAAGCAGAGGGTTAATGGCACTTGATTTTTTTGATTACCCGGGTGCTCAACAATTTTTTCAAGGGTATGACTTTGACGGAATCGAGCCTTTTACTATGATTATATTCGATAAAGGAAATCTACTGGAATATCGTTGGGACGGAGAAACCCAATATATCAAACCACTGAAAACTGACCTTCCTTATATATGGTCTTCCGCAGCGCTTTATACTACCGAAGCCAGAATACACAGACAACAGTGGTTTGACGAATGGCTCCATACTCAACAAACCTTCTCCCGTGAATCTATCTTCCAGTTTCATTCAAATGCCGGAAGCAATGACCCGCATAATGGATTGGTGATGAACCGGTTTAATATGGTGAAAACCGTTAGTATAGCCTCAATACAGAAAACACTCACTGCGTTTGACTGGTATTTCCAAAATTTGGTTACTCCTCAAACAATCGTGAAAACTTTGGTTTTGTCTTAA
- a CDS encoding (Fe-S)-binding protein, whose amino-acid sequence MSQPFQVPLMSDLVARGEKPEYLFWVGCSGSFDQRAQSITKAFARILHHTGVKFAVLGMEEVCTGDPARRAGNEFLFQMQALTNIATLNQYEITKIVTACPHCFNTLKNEYPELGGHYEVIHHTQLLQQLIDTGKIKLKEGGSFKGKRITYHDSCYLGRANGIYEAPRKVLEALDAELVEMKRCKSRGLCCGAGGAQMFKEDEPGNKHVNMERTADVLESKATVVAAACPFCNTMLTDGVKYNDKQDEVQVLDIAEIIAKAADLF is encoded by the coding sequence ATGTCTCAACCATTTCAAGTGCCTTTGATGTCAGACCTTGTTGCACGGGGTGAAAAACCGGAATATTTATTTTGGGTTGGCTGCTCAGGCAGTTTTGACCAACGTGCTCAAAGTATCACAAAGGCTTTTGCCCGGATTTTACACCATACCGGCGTAAAATTTGCCGTTTTGGGAATGGAAGAAGTCTGTACCGGTGATCCTGCAAGACGTGCAGGAAACGAATTTTTGTTTCAAATGCAGGCTTTAACCAATATTGCTACCCTGAATCAATATGAAATCACCAAAATCGTAACCGCCTGCCCTCATTGTTTTAACACCCTCAAAAACGAATATCCTGAGTTAGGCGGACATTATGAAGTTATTCACCACACACAACTCCTTCAGCAATTGATAGATACAGGTAAAATCAAACTCAAAGAAGGGGGAAGTTTTAAAGGAAAACGAATTACGTATCACGATTCATGTTACCTCGGAAGAGCAAATGGAATTTACGAAGCTCCCCGAAAAGTATTGGAAGCATTGGATGCAGAGTTGGTTGAAATGAAACGCTGCAAATCAAGAGGGCTTTGTTGTGGTGCAGGAGGTGCTCAAATGTTTAAAGAAGACGAACCCGGAAACAAACACGTCAATATGGAGCGCACCGCCGATGTTTTGGAAAGCAAAGCTACTGTTGTTGCTGCTGCATGTCCGTTTTGCAATACGATGCTGACAGATGGGGTAAAGTATAACGACAAACAAGACGAGGTTCAGGTATTAGATATCGCAGAAATCATCGCTAAAGCAGCAGATTTATTTTAA